In Xanthomonas theicola, a single genomic region encodes these proteins:
- a CDS encoding ABC transporter permease, translating into MNQMISSSIAVSGSPMAMMRSFISNRVLIYQLAKREVISRYRGSLMGLAWSFFNPLLMLAVYTFVFSVVFNARWGVGTANKGDFAIILFVGILVHGIFAECVNRAPSLIVGNASYVKRVVFPLETLPWVAMGAALFHALVSLAVLLLAQLLIRGVLPVTVVYLPLVLLPLVLLTMGLAWLLSALGVFVRDIGQMTGILTTILLFLAPVFYPVSSLPEGIRKWIYLNPLTFIIEESRDVLIWDKTPDFIGLGKYTVFAAFVAWFGYVCFQKMRRGFADVI; encoded by the coding sequence ATGAACCAGATGATCTCGTCCTCCATCGCTGTCTCGGGTTCGCCGATGGCCATGATGCGCAGCTTCATCAGCAATCGCGTGCTCATCTATCAATTGGCAAAACGAGAGGTCATCAGCCGCTATCGCGGTTCGTTAATGGGCCTGGCCTGGTCGTTCTTCAATCCTCTGCTGATGCTGGCCGTCTACACGTTCGTGTTCTCTGTGGTCTTCAATGCGCGCTGGGGCGTGGGGACAGCGAACAAGGGTGATTTCGCCATCATTCTGTTCGTCGGTATTCTGGTGCACGGCATCTTCGCCGAATGCGTAAATCGTGCCCCCAGTTTGATCGTCGGCAACGCAAGCTACGTCAAGCGCGTCGTTTTTCCGTTGGAGACGTTGCCGTGGGTGGCAATGGGGGCTGCGCTGTTCCATGCGCTGGTGTCGCTCGCGGTATTGCTGCTCGCGCAGTTGCTCATTCGCGGGGTCCTGCCGGTAACGGTCGTGTACCTCCCGCTGGTGCTGCTCCCGCTGGTGCTACTCACGATGGGCCTGGCCTGGCTGCTGTCGGCACTGGGTGTGTTCGTGCGCGACATCGGGCAAATGACCGGCATCCTGACCACGATCCTGCTGTTCTTGGCGCCGGTCTTCTACCCGGTCTCGTCGCTGCCCGAGGGCATCCGCAAGTGGATCTATCTCAATCCGCTCACCTTCATCATCGAAGAATCGCGCGACGTACTGATCTGGGATAAGACGCCCGATTTCATCGGGCTGGGCAAATACACCGTCTTTGCCGCGTTCGTCGCTTGGTTCGGCTACGTGTGTTTCCAGAAGATGCGCCGAGGGTTTGCCGATGTCATCTGA
- a CDS encoding rhamnan synthesis F family protein produces the protein MESMKAARRVAVVAHFDAEGLLTEFTRRLLDELLLHAERIVLVSTRLAPEQAMGLDERIMVIVRENVGYDFYSFRTGIFAVEALYSYDELIIANDSVITIDRGGIGKAFAQMRGVECDAWGMTESLQVSRHLQSYFLVFRKSAFFSHYFDKFWRNVRVLDDKWEIILSYEVGLTQWLLSHGAKIGVAFQPAADATRTIAARLKRKCLRDGINALIAAPSKQGILHANPAHYLWDDLYRSFGFIKSEVLRDDPNGVLDVELARVITDASALAMVEREIARMRQTRKNTMPIVTGESDVPTLDELERYGVGAIDVENLGARFAIVLHLFHIDLIDSIYACMRNVIVDHDVFVSVKSIADRRVAARYFQEHKVRAFVFVHPNIGRDVGPFISLLNTGLLDRYDAVCKIHSKKSVYHDGGGEWRDELMKSLLGSSLDVLRILRAFTDNPACGIVGPESAYLSNARFWGGNEERLRILAAETGIDDARIRLGFFAGTMFWFRPAALGALRARNIALSEFDPEAGQRDATLAHVVERLFVLWVEQAGYFAGTTRSPRVALRHDDYDKQGILVLPS, from the coding sequence ATGGAATCGATGAAGGCCGCGCGTCGGGTTGCGGTCGTCGCCCACTTCGACGCCGAAGGCCTGCTGACCGAGTTCACTCGGCGCCTGCTCGACGAGCTGCTGTTGCATGCCGAGCGGATCGTGCTGGTGTCGACGCGGCTGGCGCCCGAACAGGCCATGGGTCTGGATGAGCGCATTATGGTGATCGTGCGCGAAAACGTCGGCTATGATTTCTACTCATTCCGTACCGGCATCTTCGCGGTCGAGGCGCTGTATTCCTACGACGAACTGATCATCGCCAATGACAGTGTGATCACGATTGATCGGGGCGGCATAGGCAAGGCGTTTGCGCAGATGCGTGGTGTCGAATGCGATGCTTGGGGAATGACCGAATCGTTGCAGGTAAGTCGCCATCTGCAGTCCTATTTTCTGGTGTTCCGCAAGAGCGCTTTTTTCAGTCATTATTTCGACAAGTTCTGGAGGAATGTCCGCGTACTTGACGATAAATGGGAAATAATTCTCTCCTACGAAGTCGGGCTGACCCAATGGCTGCTGTCTCATGGCGCGAAGATCGGAGTTGCGTTCCAGCCCGCGGCTGATGCAACGCGAACTATCGCGGCCAGGTTGAAACGTAAGTGTCTGCGCGATGGGATCAATGCTTTGATCGCCGCGCCGAGCAAGCAGGGCATATTGCATGCCAATCCCGCGCATTATCTCTGGGATGATCTGTATCGCAGTTTCGGTTTCATCAAAAGCGAAGTGCTGCGTGACGATCCTAATGGCGTGCTCGATGTGGAGTTGGCGCGTGTCATCACCGATGCCAGCGCACTTGCTATGGTCGAGCGTGAAATTGCGCGTATGCGCCAGACGCGTAAGAACACCATGCCAATCGTCACAGGAGAGAGCGATGTCCCTACCCTGGACGAACTGGAGCGTTACGGCGTTGGCGCGATCGATGTGGAAAATCTGGGCGCGCGCTTTGCGATCGTCTTGCACCTGTTCCATATCGATTTGATCGACTCGATTTATGCCTGCATGCGCAATGTGATCGTCGATCACGATGTTTTCGTGTCGGTCAAGTCGATTGCCGATCGCCGCGTCGCGGCTCGGTATTTCCAAGAACATAAGGTTCGGGCGTTCGTATTCGTCCATCCCAATATCGGACGGGATGTCGGTCCATTCATCAGTCTGCTCAATACCGGCCTGCTCGATCGCTACGACGCGGTCTGCAAGATCCATTCGAAGAAGAGCGTCTACCACGATGGCGGTGGCGAGTGGCGCGATGAACTGATGAAGTCTCTGCTAGGCTCGTCGCTAGATGTCCTGAGGATCCTTCGCGCCTTCACTGACAATCCGGCCTGCGGCATCGTCGGTCCGGAGTCGGCTTACCTCAGCAATGCACGATTCTGGGGGGGGAACGAGGAGCGCCTGCGAATCCTTGCCGCCGAGACGGGTATCGACGACGCGCGCATCCGTCTGGGCTTCTTCGCCGGCACGATGTTCTGGTTCCGACCGGCCGCGCTGGGTGCGCTTCGTGCGCGGAATATCGCATTGAGCGAGTTTGATCCGGAAGCGGGGCAGCGAGACGCTACTCTCGCACATGTGGTCGAGCGACTTTTTGTGCTCTGGGTCGAGCAGGCGGGCTACTTTGCCGGTACCACGCGTTCGCCACGGGTGGCGCTGCGCCATGACGATTACGATAAACAGGGGATTCTTGTTTTGCCTTCCTGA
- a CDS encoding GtrA family protein, with amino-acid sequence MFLAAGGFAAAVNFGSRIALGHWMSYVPSIVIAYLLGMVTAFTLNKLLVFSEAGNRLHHQVMWFIAINLAAVVQTILISLLFARWLLPTIGVDFHNETIAHAIGVAVPVITSYIGHKHFSFRA; translated from the coding sequence ATGTTCCTTGCCGCCGGCGGATTTGCGGCGGCAGTCAACTTTGGCTCTCGCATCGCACTGGGCCATTGGATGAGCTACGTGCCATCCATCGTCATCGCGTACCTGCTCGGCATGGTCACTGCGTTCACCCTAAACAAGCTGCTCGTGTTCAGCGAGGCCGGCAACCGCCTCCACCACCAGGTCATGTGGTTCATCGCGATCAATCTGGCCGCGGTGGTGCAGACGATCCTGATCAGCCTGCTGTTCGCGCGGTGGCTGTTGCCAACCATAGGCGTCGATTTCCACAACGAGACGATCGCCCATGCCATCGGCGTGGCCGTTCCGGTCATCACGAGCTACATTGGCCACAAGCATTTTTCTTTCCGGGCATGA
- a CDS encoding NAD(P)/FAD-dependent oxidoreductase: MSKFAIIGSGPMGLMAALELLKQGHAVDVYERDDRIGGMSADFDFDGLRIERYYHFICKTDYPLFKLLDEMQLSDRLHWTDTKMGYYYAGKLHKWGTPFALLGFPHLGLVDKIRYALHVMHTKGIKDWTALDKENARDWITRWIGPKAYKVMWEKAFALKFFEYQNDLSASWIGTRIKRVALSRRNLFNESMGYLEGGSAVLLDRMAGEVRRLGGSILLGHPIEEVTSMAGKVTGIRTPEAQHTYDGVVSTAPIQYVPGLVPGLPKAYADQVGAIENIPVACVILKLSHPVSENFWMNISDERIAIPGLIEYSNLNPGKGSGEHIVYAPYYMPKSHPKWQWSNQQLIDEVIRYLPMINPAFKPEWIRATHCHRYEYAQTICPPGFQDMLPPMKTPLEGFYMADTAYYYPEDRSINESIAVGSTLAKLAAQGTNSK, from the coding sequence ATGAGCAAATTTGCCATCATCGGCAGCGGTCCCATGGGTCTCATGGCAGCCCTGGAGCTGCTAAAGCAAGGCCATGCGGTCGATGTGTACGAGCGCGACGACCGCATCGGCGGCATGTCGGCAGATTTCGATTTCGACGGCCTGCGCATCGAGCGCTACTACCACTTCATCTGCAAGACCGACTACCCGCTGTTCAAACTGCTCGACGAGATGCAGCTGTCCGACCGTCTGCATTGGACGGACACCAAGATGGGCTATTACTACGCAGGCAAGTTGCACAAGTGGGGCACTCCGTTCGCGCTGCTCGGCTTCCCGCACCTGGGACTGGTCGACAAGATCCGCTACGCCCTGCACGTGATGCACACCAAAGGCATCAAGGACTGGACCGCGCTGGACAAGGAAAACGCGCGCGACTGGATCACCCGCTGGATCGGGCCGAAGGCCTACAAGGTCATGTGGGAAAAGGCATTCGCGCTAAAGTTCTTCGAGTACCAGAACGACCTGTCCGCGTCATGGATCGGCACGCGCATCAAGCGCGTGGCGCTATCGCGGCGCAACTTGTTCAATGAAAGCATGGGTTACCTGGAAGGTGGCTCGGCGGTGCTGCTCGACCGTATGGCAGGAGAGGTCCGTCGCCTGGGCGGCAGCATCCTCCTCGGGCACCCGATCGAAGAAGTCACTTCCATGGCGGGCAAGGTGACCGGCATCCGCACTCCCGAGGCACAGCATACCTACGACGGCGTGGTCTCCACTGCACCGATCCAGTACGTGCCTGGGCTGGTGCCTGGTTTGCCAAAAGCCTATGCCGACCAGGTCGGGGCGATCGAAAACATCCCCGTAGCTTGCGTGATCCTGAAACTTTCGCATCCGGTGAGCGAGAACTTCTGGATGAATATCAGCGATGAGCGCATTGCCATCCCGGGCCTGATCGAATACAGCAATCTCAATCCAGGCAAGGGATCGGGCGAACACATCGTATACGCACCGTACTACATGCCCAAGAGCCATCCGAAGTGGCAGTGGAGCAACCAGCAGCTCATCGATGAGGTCATCCGCTACCTGCCGATGATCAACCCGGCGTTCAAGCCCGAGTGGATCCGCGCGACACATTGCCACCGCTATGAGTACGCGCAGACCATCTGTCCACCCGGATTCCAGGACATGCTGCCGCCAATGAAGACGCCGCTGGAGGGCTTCTACATGGCCGACACGGCGTACTACTACCCCGAAGACCGCTCGATCAACGAGAGCATTGCGGTGGGCAGCACGCTCGCCAAGCTGGCCGCGCAAGGAACCAACAGCAAGTGA
- a CDS encoding ABC transporter ATP-binding protein, whose amino-acid sequence MSSEQSVQDQAELAIRVSDVTKCFQVYSQPQDRLKQAILPRLSRFLGKPGNRHYREFWALKGVNFEVRRGDTVGIIGRNGSGKSTLLQIICGTLQPTTGEVAVRGRVAALLELGAGFNPEFTGRENVYMSASILGLSYEEIDRKYEDIVAFADIGDFLEQPVKTYSSGMYVRLAFAVIAHVDADILVIDEALAVGDAIFVQKCMRFLRKFRENGTLLFVSHDTSSVLNFCQSAVWLDRGEMRMHGTAQDTCNAYIEYCSQEVYGDTIKLQSRQAGKAEPKTPSPGRIEKGMKVELFDNVANSGGWQSGVASIDSVMLCNDRGEPFTSFAGGEEVVLKIRATAHQPLQSPLIGFFVKDRLGQSLFGEHTYTYVQPPMQVEADTGLEASFRFTLPLLPNGEYSMTVSIADGDPYANTQHAWLHDAVLIRVASPRLRYGLVGIPFDEVKMERTSSRP is encoded by the coding sequence ATGTCATCTGAGCAATCTGTCCAAGACCAGGCGGAGCTTGCGATCCGCGTATCGGATGTCACCAAGTGTTTCCAGGTTTATTCGCAGCCGCAGGATCGCCTAAAGCAGGCGATCCTGCCCCGCCTTTCCCGTTTCCTGGGCAAGCCTGGCAATAGGCACTACCGTGAATTCTGGGCGCTGAAGGGCGTCAACTTCGAAGTGCGCCGTGGCGACACCGTGGGCATCATCGGGCGCAATGGCTCGGGCAAGTCCACCTTGTTGCAGATCATCTGCGGCACCTTGCAGCCGACCACCGGCGAAGTCGCCGTGCGTGGCCGCGTCGCGGCGCTGCTGGAACTGGGAGCGGGCTTCAATCCCGAATTCACCGGCCGCGAGAACGTGTACATGAGTGCCTCGATCCTTGGCCTGTCGTACGAGGAAATCGATCGAAAGTACGAGGACATCGTGGCATTCGCCGACATCGGCGACTTTCTCGAACAACCGGTCAAGACCTACTCCAGCGGCATGTATGTGCGGCTGGCGTTCGCGGTGATCGCCCACGTCGACGCCGACATCCTGGTGATCGACGAGGCCCTGGCGGTGGGCGATGCCATCTTCGTGCAGAAGTGCATGCGCTTCCTGCGCAAGTTCCGCGAGAACGGCACACTTTTGTTCGTCAGCCATGACACCTCCTCTGTACTGAATTTCTGCCAGAGCGCGGTATGGCTTGACCGTGGCGAGATGCGGATGCACGGCACCGCGCAAGACACCTGTAACGCCTACATCGAATACTGCTCCCAGGAAGTCTATGGCGACACGATCAAGCTGCAGTCGCGGCAGGCAGGCAAGGCCGAGCCGAAGACGCCGTCGCCGGGACGCATAGAAAAGGGCATGAAGGTCGAACTCTTCGACAACGTGGCCAACTCCGGTGGCTGGCAGTCCGGTGTCGCGAGTATCGATTCGGTGATGCTGTGCAACGACCGGGGCGAGCCCTTTACCTCCTTCGCCGGTGGCGAGGAGGTGGTACTGAAGATCCGGGCCACCGCCCACCAACCGCTGCAGAGTCCCTTGATCGGATTCTTCGTCAAGGACCGGCTCGGCCAGTCGTTGTTCGGCGAACACACTTACACTTACGTGCAGCCGCCCATGCAGGTGGAGGCCGATACCGGGTTGGAAGCGTCATTCCGCTTCACCTTGCCGCTTTTGCCTAACGGCGAATACTCCATGACGGTTTCCATCGCCGATGGCGACCCGTATGCCAATACGCAGCATGCGTGGTTGCATGATGCGGTGCTGATCCGGGTTGCCTCGCCCCGTTTGCGCTACGGCCTGGTCGGCATCCCCTTCGACGAGGTGAAGATGGAGCGCACGAGTTCCAGGCCATGA
- a CDS encoding methyltransferase domain-containing protein — protein sequence MVRADSSFHKRPIAWIAGVSVGYQQEVFVGKSNEEALAEAFTFPKIVKKRSYPLRRSLQCWISTWVGGASSIFLNDVDAACLHGVDVDEAVLDMARSTGVAGNLSRIGSSARLPYDDGYFDVIYSFSVFSHLFEVSAKFGLSELMRVLAPCGTLVMTTTTDHFPRALPGVLTQGKRLQSV from the coding sequence ATGGTACGAGCGGATTCTTCGTTCCATAAACGACCCATCGCTTGGATTGCCGGGGTTTCCGTCGGTTACCAGCAGGAAGTATTTGTAGGCAAATCCAACGAAGAGGCGCTGGCTGAGGCCTTCACGTTCCCCAAGATCGTCAAGAAGAGGAGCTACCCGCTTCGCAGAAGTCTCCAGTGCTGGATTTCGACGTGGGTTGGGGGCGCATCATCCATTTTTCTCAATGACGTCGACGCTGCCTGCCTGCACGGTGTGGATGTCGACGAGGCCGTTCTGGATATGGCCAGATCCACCGGTGTCGCGGGTAACCTCAGCAGGATCGGTTCCAGTGCGCGCCTGCCTTACGACGATGGCTACTTCGACGTCATCTATTCCTTCTCGGTGTTCTCCCATCTTTTCGAGGTTTCGGCGAAGTTCGGGCTGTCCGAATTGATGCGCGTGCTTGCGCCTTGCGGCACGTTGGTCATGACCACCACGACCGATCATTTTCCTCGAGCTTTGCCAGGCGTGCTCACTCAAGGAAAGCGGCTGCAATCAGTATGA
- a CDS encoding CatB-related O-acetyltransferase, which yields MSDAYLSAAVTEQGGFIPPLVTNDPRISVGRFTYGNPQFKVWSDGERIDIGAFCSIADDVLIFGGGEHRLDWVTTYPLRIALNSPGAGQDGHPHTKGPTLIGNDVWIGHGAIVVSGVTVGDGACIGAGAVVSKNVPPYAIVAGNPARVVRMRFDEQIIARLLEIRWWQWPIEKIRAFESVLCADDIGAFIAAASHCGDSTFPFAGQAVP from the coding sequence ATGAGCGATGCATATCTTTCAGCGGCAGTGACCGAGCAGGGGGGATTCATCCCGCCATTGGTGACGAACGATCCGCGCATCTCGGTTGGTCGCTTCACCTATGGCAATCCGCAGTTCAAAGTGTGGAGCGACGGCGAACGGATCGATATCGGCGCGTTCTGTTCGATCGCCGACGATGTGCTCATCTTCGGAGGTGGCGAACATCGGCTGGACTGGGTCACCACCTATCCGCTGAGGATCGCACTGAACTCTCCGGGTGCCGGTCAGGATGGACATCCACACACGAAGGGACCCACGCTCATCGGTAACGACGTCTGGATCGGACATGGCGCCATCGTGGTGTCCGGTGTCACTGTGGGCGATGGTGCGTGCATCGGGGCTGGTGCGGTGGTCAGCAAGAATGTGCCGCCCTACGCCATTGTCGCCGGCAATCCCGCGCGGGTGGTGCGCATGCGCTTCGACGAGCAGATCATCGCACGGTTGTTGGAGATTCGCTGGTGGCAGTGGCCGATCGAGAAGATCCGCGCGTTCGAGTCTGTTCTGTGCGCTGACGATATCGGCGCGTTTATCGCTGCGGCGTCGCATTGCGGTGATTCCACTTTCCCTTTTGCTGGCCAGGCCGTTCCATGA
- a CDS encoding cystathionine gamma-synthase: protein MTDNASNPNGDGPVLSLATLAIHGGQHPDPSTGAVMPPIYATSTYAQSSPGEHQGFEYSRTHNPTRFAYERCVAALEGGTRGFAFASGMAATSTVMELLDSGSHVVAMDDLYGGSYRLFERVRKRTAALEFSFVDLTDPAAFEAAIGPRTRMVWIETPTNPMLKIVDIAAIAAIARKHGLLAVVDNTFASPMLQRPLELGADIVVHSATKYLNGHSDMVGGIAVVGANPELAEQLAFLQNSVGGVQGPFDSFLALRGLKTLPLRMRAHCANALQLAQWLDTHPAIDKVIYPGLASHPQHALAQRQMFGFGGIVSIVLKGGFEAAKRFCERTELFTLAESLGGVESLVNHPAVMTHASVPVERRAQLGISDALVRLSVGVEDVGDLQVDLQRALVDTSV, encoded by the coding sequence ATGACGGACAACGCGTCCAACCCCAATGGCGACGGCCCTGTGCTGTCGCTGGCGACTCTGGCGATTCACGGCGGCCAGCATCCGGACCCGTCCACGGGCGCGGTGATGCCGCCGATTTATGCGACCTCCACCTACGCCCAGTCCAGCCCCGGCGAACACCAGGGCTTCGAGTACTCGCGCACCCACAATCCCACGCGCTTCGCCTATGAGCGTTGCGTCGCCGCGCTGGAAGGCGGCACCCGCGGCTTCGCCTTCGCCTCGGGCATGGCCGCCACCTCCACGGTGATGGAGCTGCTGGACAGCGGCAGCCACGTGGTGGCGATGGACGACCTGTACGGCGGCAGCTACCGCCTGTTCGAGCGCGTGCGCAAGCGCACCGCCGCACTGGAGTTCAGCTTCGTCGACCTGACCGATCCGGCCGCATTCGAAGCCGCGATCGGGCCCAGGACCAGGATGGTGTGGATCGAGACGCCCACCAACCCGATGCTGAAGATCGTCGACATCGCCGCGATCGCGGCGATCGCGCGCAAGCACGGCCTGCTGGCGGTGGTGGACAACACCTTCGCCTCGCCGATGCTGCAGCGCCCGCTGGAACTGGGCGCGGACATCGTCGTGCATTCGGCCACCAAGTACCTCAACGGCCACTCCGACATGGTCGGCGGCATCGCCGTGGTCGGCGCCAACCCCGAACTGGCCGAGCAGCTGGCGTTCCTGCAGAACTCGGTGGGCGGCGTGCAGGGCCCATTCGACAGCTTCCTGGCGCTGCGCGGGCTCAAGACCCTGCCGCTGCGGATGCGCGCGCACTGCGCCAACGCGCTGCAGCTCGCGCAGTGGCTGGACACCCACCCGGCGATCGACAAGGTGATCTACCCCGGTCTGGCCTCGCACCCGCAGCACGCGTTGGCGCAGCGGCAGATGTTCGGCTTCGGCGGCATCGTCTCGATCGTGCTCAAGGGCGGTTTCGAGGCGGCCAAGCGCTTCTGCGAACGCACCGAGCTGTTCACCCTGGCCGAATCGCTGGGCGGCGTGGAGAGCCTGGTCAACCATCCTGCGGTGATGACCCATGCCTCGGTGCCGGTGGAACGGCGCGCCCAGCTCGGCATCAGCGATGCGCTGGTGCGGTTGAGCGTGGGGGTCGAGGATGTGGGGGATTTGCAGGTGGATCTGCAGCGCGCGCTCGTTGATACTTCCGTATGA
- a CDS encoding class I SAM-dependent methyltransferase — protein MIDFTLSPSMLIAPRSVPFSAWLGHIPFASWLVEQLRPQSIVELGTHRGASFLAFCQAVQEQELTSRVFAVDSWEGDEHAGFYGEDIYNELRDYQQRNYASISEMLRMRFNEALEYFTDGSIDLLHIDGLHTYEAVREDFESWLPKLSSRGVVLFHDTCVRERGFGVWQYWAEISQQYPAFELTHTHGLGVLLVGKERSPALSALADVAAAGGLALINRLFDVLGRNVKNLEELERVYAGLADARGEVVRVSQQEQAQQQHAQQVEQQVQQLQQQVQQLQQQAQQMELQVQQKQGYVEQLERQVQQLSQGSVLSAELRRAIVEEQAQALSEVMSAVVPRLEGNVQKLDQLLRPRPWWRRLTGH, from the coding sequence ATGATCGACTTCACATTGTCCCCCAGCATGTTGATCGCTCCGCGGTCGGTGCCCTTCAGCGCATGGCTGGGGCATATCCCATTTGCATCGTGGCTGGTGGAGCAGCTTCGTCCGCAGTCCATCGTGGAGCTGGGGACGCATCGCGGCGCATCATTCCTGGCCTTCTGCCAGGCCGTGCAGGAGCAGGAGCTGACTTCGCGCGTGTTCGCGGTGGACAGCTGGGAAGGTGACGAGCATGCGGGCTTCTACGGCGAAGATATCTACAACGAGTTGCGCGACTATCAGCAGCGCAATTACGCCAGTATTTCCGAAATGCTGCGGATGCGCTTCAACGAGGCGTTGGAGTACTTCACCGACGGTTCAATCGACTTGCTGCATATCGATGGCCTGCACACCTATGAAGCAGTTCGGGAAGATTTCGAGAGCTGGCTGCCGAAGCTCTCCAGTCGTGGCGTTGTGCTGTTCCATGACACCTGCGTGCGCGAGCGCGGTTTTGGTGTCTGGCAGTATTGGGCCGAAATCAGCCAGCAATATCCGGCATTCGAGCTCACCCACACGCATGGGCTCGGTGTGCTGCTGGTTGGCAAGGAACGCAGTCCTGCTCTATCGGCACTGGCCGATGTCGCCGCCGCTGGCGGGCTTGCACTGATCAACCGCTTGTTCGATGTGCTCGGTCGCAATGTCAAGAACCTTGAGGAACTTGAGCGCGTCTACGCCGGTCTTGCAGATGCGCGCGGCGAGGTCGTTCGTGTTAGCCAGCAGGAGCAGGCGCAACAACAGCACGCCCAGCAGGTGGAACAGCAGGTCCAGCAGTTGCAGCAGCAGGTTCAGCAGTTGCAGCAGCAGGCTCAGCAGATGGAGCTGCAGGTCCAGCAGAAGCAGGGATACGTCGAGCAATTGGAGCGGCAGGTCCAGCAACTGTCACAGGGCTCCGTATTGTCTGCAGAGCTGCGGCGTGCCATCGTCGAGGAACAGGCGCAGGCGCTGAGCGAAGTAATGTCTGCTGTAGTACCGCGATTGGAGGGCAATGTGCAGAAATTGGATCAGCTGCTGCGGCCGCGGCCTTGGTGGCGCCGTCTGACGGGGCATTGA
- a CDS encoding glycosyltransferase WbsX family protein — translation MSTVKPIAFYLPQYHPVAENSDWWGPGFTEWTNVAKGRPNFVGHYQPHIPRELGFYDLRLVDNMRAQAELAALYGIHGFCFYYYWFDGRRILELPIDNYLKSDIEFPFCICWANENWTRTWDGMEKDVLLEQKHGDDEDRRFLEDILPLLSDRRAIRVDGKPMLLVYRADLFPNSRQTAERWRDVARQHGIGEIHLVAVQFYGIVDPRDWGFDAAVEFPPHTFLGSENRVTHHVDMINPEFRGGLADYRKVVAQSISREKPDFRWYRGIVPSWDNTARRQHTSHILLDSSPSIYQYWLRMLVKYTRLNNAPEDQLIFINAWNEWGEGCHLEPDLKHGLAYLEATHAAVTGGRSDPEDLLNDPTLIRALGGERTAALLDDRDRLINEVVLLSAELRRASPLDAPIIKPSRVRSLIGRALRPFPRLHAFAVQVYQVWNR, via the coding sequence ATGTCGACCGTGAAGCCAATTGCCTTTTATCTGCCGCAGTATCATCCGGTCGCGGAAAACTCGGACTGGTGGGGGCCGGGTTTTACCGAGTGGACCAATGTGGCGAAGGGTCGGCCGAACTTCGTTGGCCATTATCAGCCGCACATTCCCCGCGAGCTCGGATTCTATGATCTGCGTCTGGTCGACAATATGCGCGCGCAGGCCGAACTCGCCGCGTTGTACGGCATCCACGGCTTCTGCTTCTATTATTATTGGTTCGATGGGCGCCGCATCCTTGAGTTGCCGATCGACAATTATCTGAAGAGCGACATCGAGTTCCCTTTCTGCATCTGCTGGGCGAACGAGAACTGGACGCGAACCTGGGACGGCATGGAAAAGGATGTCCTGCTAGAGCAGAAGCACGGTGACGATGAAGACCGTCGTTTCCTCGAGGACATCCTGCCGCTGCTGAGCGACCGCCGGGCGATCCGGGTGGATGGCAAGCCAATGTTGCTCGTCTATCGTGCAGACCTGTTCCCGAACTCGAGGCAGACGGCCGAGCGCTGGCGCGATGTCGCCCGCCAGCATGGCATCGGCGAAATCCACTTGGTTGCCGTGCAGTTCTACGGGATCGTGGATCCGCGCGATTGGGGTTTCGATGCTGCCGTCGAATTCCCTCCCCACACCTTCCTCGGTTCGGAAAACCGGGTGACTCACCACGTCGACATGATCAACCCGGAATTCCGGGGCGGCCTGGCCGACTACCGCAAGGTCGTCGCGCAGTCCATCAGTCGCGAAAAGCCTGATTTCCGTTGGTACCGCGGTATCGTCCCTTCGTGGGACAACACCGCCCGGCGGCAGCATACTTCGCACATCCTGCTGGATTCCTCGCCGTCGATCTATCAGTACTGGCTGCGCATGCTGGTCAAGTACACGCGCCTTAACAACGCACCTGAAGACCAATTGATCTTCATCAACGCATGGAACGAATGGGGTGAAGGTTGCCACCTCGAGCCGGATCTGAAGCATGGCCTGGCCTATCTCGAGGCGACGCATGCCGCGGTGACAGGAGGGCGCTCCGATCCGGAGGATCTCCTCAACGATCCCACGCTCATTCGCGCGCTCGGTGGCGAACGTACCGCAGCGTTGCTGGATGACCGCGACCGCCTTATCAATGAGGTGGTCCTGCTGTCAGCGGAACTGCGCCGCGCCAGCCCCCTGGATGCGCCGATCATCAAGCCCTCCCGCGTCCGCTCCCTGATCGGAAGGGCGCTGAGGCCCTTCCCACGGCTGCATGCGTTCGCCGTGCAGGTCTATCAGGTATGGAATCGATGA